In the Caballeronia sp. LZ062 genome, one interval contains:
- the panC gene encoding pantoate--beta-alanine ligase: MKVISSIHELRDQLRGQNRTAFVPTMGNLHEGHLSLMRLARQHGDPVVASIFVNRLQFGPNEDFDKYPRTLQDDIEKLQSENVYVLFAPTEKDMYPEPQQYRVHPPHNLGDILEGEFRPGFFHGVCTVVMKLMSCVQPRVAVFGKKDYQQLMIVRQMCHQFALPTEIVAAETVRDEDGLALSSRNRFLSPAERAEAPQLAAQLQRVREAVLSGNRDVAALERDAMNALAARGWKPDYVSVRKRADLLAPGEADADAPLVVLAAAKLGATRLIDNLEI; encoded by the coding sequence ATGAAAGTCATCAGCTCGATCCATGAACTGCGCGACCAGTTGCGCGGCCAGAACCGAACCGCCTTCGTCCCGACGATGGGCAATCTTCACGAAGGCCATCTCTCGCTGATGCGGCTCGCGCGCCAGCACGGCGATCCCGTGGTCGCGAGCATCTTCGTGAACCGCCTGCAATTCGGCCCGAACGAAGACTTCGACAAATATCCGCGCACGCTGCAGGACGACATCGAGAAGCTGCAAAGCGAGAACGTCTACGTGCTTTTTGCGCCGACCGAAAAGGACATGTACCCGGAGCCGCAGCAGTATCGCGTGCATCCGCCGCACAACCTCGGCGACATTCTCGAAGGCGAATTCCGCCCCGGCTTCTTTCATGGCGTGTGCACCGTCGTGATGAAGCTGATGTCGTGCGTGCAGCCGCGCGTCGCCGTATTCGGCAAGAAGGACTATCAGCAGTTGATGATCGTGCGGCAGATGTGCCACCAGTTCGCGCTGCCGACGGAAATCGTCGCCGCCGAAACAGTGCGCGACGAAGACGGCCTCGCGCTCTCTTCGCGCAATCGCTTTCTGTCGCCTGCCGAGCGCGCGGAGGCGCCGCAGCTTGCCGCGCAACTGCAGCGCGTGCGCGAAGCCGTGTTGTCAGGCAATCGCGATGTCGCCGCGCTGGAACGCGACGCCATGAACGCGCTCGCCGCGCGCGGCTGGAAGCCCGACTACGTGAGCGTTCGCAAGCGCGCCGACCTGCTCGCGCCGGGCGAGGCGGACGCGGATGCGCCGCTCGTCGTGCTCGCGGCGGCGAAGCTCGGCGCGACGCGCCTCATCGACAATCTGGAAATCTGA
- the panD gene encoding aspartate 1-decarboxylase, translating into MQRTMLKSKIHRATVTHCELHYEGSCAIDEDLLEAANLLENEQIDIWNVNNGERLTTYAIKGERGSGMISLNGSAARRAQLGDLVIIAAFAQVDEKEIAAGWKPNLVFVDENNRIKGSRDHVPTQNWT; encoded by the coding sequence ATGCAACGCACCATGCTCAAATCGAAGATCCATCGCGCGACGGTCACGCACTGCGAGCTGCACTACGAAGGCTCGTGCGCCATCGACGAAGATCTGCTCGAAGCGGCGAATCTCCTGGAGAACGAGCAGATCGACATCTGGAACGTGAACAACGGCGAGCGCCTGACCACCTACGCGATCAAGGGTGAGCGCGGCAGCGGCATGATCTCGCTCAACGGGTCGGCGGCGCGGCGCGCGCAACTGGGCGATCTCGTCATCATCGCGGCATTCGCGCAGGTGGACGAAAAGGAGATCGCGGCGGGCTGGAAGCCGAATCTCGTGTTCGTCGATGAGAACAATCGCATCAAGGGCAGCCGCGATCACGTGCCGACGCAAAACTGGACGTAA
- a CDS encoding ParA family protein, with protein sequence MTVIVVANPKGGVGKSTLATNLAGYFAANGEWVALADLDKQRSAHGWLSLRVDTLPKIEQWGVDPDTPAKPPKGLEKAIVDTPAGVHGNRLALALQLADKVIVPLQPSMFDILATQDFLTKLAKEKAVRKGSIQVGVVGMRVDARTRSAEQLHRFVGGLDLPVLGFLRDTQNYVQLAAHGLTIWDVAQSRVEKDLEQWQPIIDWAQKK encoded by the coding sequence ATGACCGTGATCGTGGTGGCAAATCCGAAGGGCGGCGTCGGCAAAAGCACGCTCGCAACCAACCTGGCGGGCTATTTCGCCGCGAACGGCGAATGGGTCGCGCTCGCCGATCTCGACAAACAACGTTCCGCGCACGGCTGGCTCTCGCTGCGCGTCGATACGCTGCCGAAAATCGAGCAATGGGGCGTCGATCCGGACACGCCCGCGAAGCCGCCCAAGGGACTAGAAAAAGCCATCGTCGATACACCCGCCGGCGTGCACGGCAACCGGCTCGCGCTGGCGCTGCAACTGGCCGACAAGGTCATCGTGCCGTTGCAGCCATCCATGTTCGACATTCTCGCGACGCAAGACTTCCTCACGAAGCTGGCGAAGGAAAAGGCGGTTCGCAAAGGCTCGATTCAGGTGGGCGTGGTCGGCATGCGCGTCGATGCGCGCACGCGCTCGGCCGAGCAATTGCATCGTTTCGTGGGAGGGCTGGACTTGCCGGTGCTGGGCTTTCTGCGCGACACGCAAAACTATGTGCAACTCGCCGCGCACGGCCTCACGATTTGGGATGTCGCGCAAAGCCGCGTCGAAAAAGATCTGGAGCAGTGGCAGCCAATCATCGACTGGGCGCAGAAGAAATAA
- a CDS encoding PaaI family thioesterase, whose amino-acid sequence MPLRPDVTLDFLRNRQKGRLPDLLGIELLSLDEGALSGELVIRPELLAPNGFLHAATVVGLADTCCGYACIAHLPEKAQNFTTLELKSNHVSTAREGKIVAKASAVHLGRSTHVWDATVTNGDGKLIAMFRCTQMILY is encoded by the coding sequence ATGCCACTTCGCCCCGACGTCACGCTCGATTTCCTGCGCAACCGCCAGAAAGGCCGTCTGCCTGATCTGCTCGGCATCGAGTTGCTTTCGCTCGATGAAGGCGCGCTATCCGGCGAACTCGTGATCCGCCCGGAACTGCTCGCGCCGAACGGCTTTCTGCACGCGGCGACCGTCGTCGGGCTCGCGGATACGTGCTGCGGCTACGCATGCATCGCGCATTTGCCGGAGAAGGCGCAGAACTTTACGACGCTCGAACTCAAGAGCAACCACGTTTCGACGGCGCGCGAGGGAAAGATCGTCGCGAAGGCGAGCGCGGTGCATCTCGGACGCAGCACGCACGTGTGGGACGCGACGGTGACGAACGGCGACGGCAAGCTGATCGCGATGTTTCGGTGTACGCAGATGATCTTGTATTGA
- a CDS encoding cobyric acid synthase, with translation MPFTPRGTLMIQGTTSDAGKSTLVAGLCRLARRGGVRVAPFKPQNMALNSAVTIDGGEIGRAQALQAVAAGVPARIDFNPVLLKPTSDRGAQVIIHGHAHANLDARAYHAYKSIAFDAVLQSYTRLQAEFDAMIVEGAGSPAEINLRDRDIANMGFAERVDCPVVLVADIDRGGVFAHLVGTLACLSESERARVRGFVINRFRGDIGLLKPGLDWLEAQTGKPVLGVLPYLHGLTLDAEDMLPRDSRTQSERAALKVIVPALPRISNHTDFDALRAHPQVDFEYVRAGVAPPPADLMVLPGSKSVQRDLAWLREHGWDRAITRHLRYGGKVLGICGGMQMLGREIDDPDGVEGAAGRVSGLGLLDLYTVLTPQKQLENVSGRLLIDSNSATVRGYEIHMGRTRGAALDRPLIALDSGRVDGAVSDDGQIAATYLHGVFDTPEACAALLAWAGVDDAAPLDYPALREASLERLADAFAQSLDLDAVAGLFA, from the coding sequence ATGCCCTTCACTCCGCGCGGGACTTTAATGATTCAGGGCACCACGTCCGATGCCGGCAAGAGCACGCTCGTCGCGGGCCTGTGCCGTCTCGCGCGGCGCGGCGGCGTGCGCGTCGCGCCGTTCAAGCCGCAGAACATGGCGCTCAACAGCGCGGTGACGATCGACGGCGGCGAGATCGGCCGCGCGCAGGCGTTGCAGGCGGTGGCGGCGGGCGTGCCGGCGCGCATCGACTTCAATCCGGTCCTGCTCAAGCCGACGAGCGATCGCGGCGCGCAGGTCATCATCCACGGCCACGCGCACGCCAATCTCGACGCGCGCGCCTATCACGCGTACAAGAGCATTGCCTTCGATGCCGTCCTGCAGTCCTACACGCGCTTGCAGGCCGAATTCGATGCCATGATCGTGGAAGGCGCGGGCAGTCCCGCCGAGATCAATCTGCGCGACCGCGACATCGCGAACATGGGCTTCGCGGAGCGCGTCGATTGCCCTGTCGTGCTCGTGGCGGACATCGATCGCGGCGGCGTGTTCGCGCATCTGGTCGGCACGCTCGCGTGTTTGTCGGAGAGCGAGCGGGCGCGCGTGCGAGGCTTCGTCATCAACCGGTTTCGCGGCGATATCGGGCTGCTAAAGCCGGGGCTCGACTGGCTCGAAGCGCAGACAGGGAAGCCCGTGCTCGGCGTGCTGCCCTATCTGCACGGCCTCACGCTCGATGCCGAAGACATGCTGCCGCGTGATTCCCGGACGCAGAGCGAACGGGCCGCGCTGAAGGTGATCGTGCCCGCGCTGCCGCGCATCAGCAATCACACGGACTTCGACGCGCTGCGGGCGCATCCTCAGGTCGATTTCGAATACGTGCGCGCGGGCGTCGCGCCGCCGCCTGCCGATCTGATGGTGCTGCCGGGGTCGAAAAGCGTGCAGCGCGATCTCGCCTGGCTGCGTGAGCACGGCTGGGATCGCGCGATCACGCGGCATCTTCGATACGGCGGGAAAGTGCTCGGCATCTGCGGCGGCATGCAGATGCTCGGGCGCGAGATCGACGATCCGGATGGCGTGGAAGGCGCGGCTGGGCGTGTTTCGGGTCTCGGTCTGCTCGATCTGTACACGGTGCTGACGCCGCAGAAGCAATTGGAAAACGTGAGCGGGCGCTTGCTGATCGATTCGAATTCAGCGACCGTGCGCGGCTACGAGATCCACATGGGCCGCACGCGCGGCGCGGCGCTGGATCGGCCTTTGATCGCGCTGGATTCGGGGCGCGTCGATGGCGCGGTATCGGACGATGGACAAATCGCCGCGACGTATCTGCACGGCGTCTTCGATACGCCCGAAGCCTGCGCCGCGCTGCTCGCGTGGGCGGGCGTCGATGATGCCGCGCCGCTCGATTATCCGGCGCTGCGCGAGGCGTCGCTGGAGCGGCTCGCGGATGCGTTCGCGCAGTCGCTCGATCTGGATGCGGTGGCGGGGTTGTTCGCCTAG
- the cobU gene encoding bifunctional adenosylcobinamide kinase/adenosylcobinamide-phosphate guanylyltransferase, producing MTPDLTFILGGARSGKSAHAERLAEESGLPVTYIATARIGDAEFAERVRHHRARRPAHWTLVEAPLDLAGALREADRAGHCVLIDCLTLWLANLLCPSDSVFDKPATLPPAAIEAFDAFDRALADARGKVIVVSNEIGLGVVPLGSVTRLYVDELGRLNQRVAAASTRAMLMVAGLPLGLKG from the coding sequence ATGACCCCCGACCTCACGTTCATCCTCGGCGGCGCGCGCTCCGGCAAAAGCGCGCACGCCGAACGCCTCGCCGAAGAAAGCGGCCTGCCCGTCACCTACATCGCGACGGCGCGTATCGGCGACGCGGAGTTCGCCGAGCGCGTGCGGCATCATCGGGCGCGCCGGCCCGCGCACTGGACGCTCGTCGAAGCGCCGCTCGATCTCGCGGGCGCGTTGCGCGAGGCGGACCGCGCGGGGCACTGTGTGCTGATCGACTGTTTGACGCTCTGGCTCGCCAACTTGCTCTGCCCTTCCGATTCCGTGTTCGACAAGCCCGCCACGCTGCCGCCCGCCGCCATCGAAGCATTCGATGCCTTCGACCGCGCCCTCGCCGATGCGCGCGGCAAGGTCATCGTCGTGAGCAACGAGATCGGGCTCGGCGTGGTGCCGCTCGGCTCGGTCACGCGCCTTTACGTGGACGAACTCGGCCGGCTGAATCAGCGCGTCGCGGCGGCGAGCACGCGCGCCATGTTGATGGTCGCGGGCCTGCCGCTCGGGCTCAAAGGCTGA